In one window of uncultured Acetobacteroides sp. DNA:
- a CDS encoding nitroreductase family protein, protein MDFIDVAQKRTSVRSFSEEGVSKEALREICRIGGLAPSVNNFQPWRFVAMANKDKMSELAAVVAQKIEELPEKSCELGEQIKKQVEYFSIFFEKAPAVIFVFVSPYESVLERGVTLTHDEVNRMRAYPDMQSVGACMQNMLLAAVNMGLGACWMTSPLIAKHEIAKMLNVDSEYELAAMMVVGHASHDFPPKPKKEIDTIFEFVS, encoded by the coding sequence ATGGATTTTATTGATGTTGCTCAGAAGCGGACGAGCGTTCGCTCTTTTTCGGAGGAAGGGGTCAGCAAGGAGGCCCTTCGTGAGATATGCCGCATAGGCGGGCTTGCCCCAAGTGTCAATAACTTTCAGCCTTGGAGGTTTGTGGCCATGGCCAACAAGGATAAGATGTCGGAGTTGGCCGCAGTTGTGGCCCAAAAGATAGAGGAGCTACCCGAGAAGAGCTGCGAGCTGGGCGAGCAGATCAAGAAGCAGGTGGAGTACTTCTCCATCTTCTTCGAGAAGGCGCCCGCCGTTATCTTCGTCTTTGTGTCGCCCTACGAGTCGGTGCTCGAGCGCGGCGTTACCCTTACGCACGACGAGGTAAACCGCATGCGCGCCTACCCCGACATGCAAAGCGTGGGCGCCTGCATGCAGAATATGCTTCTTGCCGCCGTAAACATGGGGCTGGGGGCCTGCTGGATGACCTCGCCGCTAATTGCCAAGCACGAAATCGCAAAAATGCTGAACGTCGACTCGGAATACGAACTGGCTGCAATGATGGTGGTTGGCCACGCCAGCCACGATTTTCCGCCAAAGCCTAAAAAGGAAATTGACACTATTTTTGAATTCGTTTCCTGA